A genomic stretch from Solanum stenotomum isolate F172 chromosome 8, ASM1918654v1, whole genome shotgun sequence includes:
- the LOC125873535 gene encoding protein MKS1-like: MDSSENSAGKSPKRELQGPRPTPLKLRKDSHKIKKPPVVPHQHHQLPPHHQTQPRSQPRPPIIIYTVSPKVIHANPSEFMSLVQRLTGPNSRSSSSSISSFPYQENTNNIGAISPAARFASIENTRITKGNIKKSQITNCDMEMVDHEEIEINREIERITSGVFPQGILSPNPASLQPISSNFFSPPSAGFFHDLSPELNNNRNYFEHNNYLPSSSNFISPRIILSPSTPSFDLFNNIFDHHREN, from the coding sequence ATGGACTCATCGGAAAACTCCGCCGGTAAGTCGCCGAAAAGAGAACTCCAAGGTCCCCGGCCAACGCCACTCAAATTACGTAAAGATTCACACAAGATTAAAAAACCACCGGTGGTGCCACATCAGCACCACCAATTGCCACCTCATCATCAAACTCAACCACGATCACAACCACGACCACCCATTATAATATACACCGTGTCCCCTAAGGTAATCCATGCAAACCCTAGCGAGTTCATGTCTTTAGTCCAACGACTTACCGGACCAAATTCCAGGTCATCATCATCGTCAATCTCCTCATTTCCTTATCAAGAAAATACGAATAATATTGGCGCGATATCTCCGGCTGCTAGGTTTGCTTCAATAGAGAATACAAGAATCACAAAAgggaatattaaaaaatcacaaattacTAATTGTGACATGGAAATGGTTGATCATGAAGAGATTGAGATAAATAGAGAAATTGAAAGAATTACTAGTGGAGTTTTTCCTCAAGGTATTTTGTCACCAAATCCAGCTTCTCTTCAACCTATAtcatcaaatttcttctcaCCTCCATCAGCTGGATTTTTTCATGATTTAAGTCCTGAATTAAACAATAATAGGAATTATTTTGAACATAATAATTATTTGCCtagttcttcaaattttatttcacCTAGAATAATTCTATCTCCAAGTACTCCATCTTTTGACCTTTTCAATAACATCTTTGACCACCATAGAGAGAATTAG